The genomic interval GACTTTTTCATGAGAGGAACTTGTTATTCTGACCTTGATTTAGACAATTTTAttgaatgtaatgtaattaaaatCACTTGCAAACACTGTATTTCCAACGGCTAGCTCTCTGTCATGCCCTCTGCATGactctatcttttctttttatctgaAATGTAGTTGAATAGAATAGTTTAGAATATTTTGACAGGCGATAAGTAGCGCTTGATCTATCTTACCTCGCAGTTATGGTGCCCTTTATGGAGTTTCAGTTCAACTCCAaggggctttattggcatggACAACATACGTTTACATTGCCAAAGCatatgtgaaataaaaacaaaaaggttcaTACAATAAGTAAAGATCTAGTAGAATAAAGTGTAAACAAAGCTGTCTGAAATATTTGGCAGCCTTCGGTGCTTTGAATGTTTACATGTTAGGCATTAGATATTTGAAATCATGCCACGTCTGTCTAGGAAATATTCAGTAACACCATAGACTGACCTTTTCCAGACCCATGTTGTCCAGGTATAGTTTCTCCATGTAGCGCCCAAAGCTCTGGAAGGCAAAGTCTGGGATGGTCCTCATGGGGTTCTTCCCCAGCGTGAGTTCCTCCACCACTCGTAGTTTGCTCATTGCCACGATGGGATAGGTGGACAGCTTGTTCCTCTCCAGGTGAAGTATAGCCAGGTTCTCCACGTCGTCCAGAGAGCCCGGCTGCAGGGTCGTCAGCTCGTTCCCGCTCATGTGCAGCCAGCGCAAGTCTGAGGCACCGGCGAAGGTCCCCGGCCGCAGCTCCCGGAGCTTGTTGTCGTTGAGCTGCAGAATGAAGAGGTTGATCATGGGGGAGAAGATGCCCTTAGCGAGGTCGCTGATCTGGTTCCCATCTAGGTAGAGGTAGGTGAGCTCGGTCAGGTCCTCGAAGGCGCCGGGCTTGATGCTGTTGATTTCGTTGTTGGACAGGTAGAGGTAGATGAGCTTCTTCAGCCCCTTGAAGGCCTGGGATCCGATCTCTCGGAGCTGACAATGCTGCATGTGCAGAGAGATAAGTCCCTTGCTTTCGCCGAAGGCCCCCGTGGGTATGCTGCCCAGGTTGTTCCTCTGCAGGTTCAGCAAACGGGTGACCTCTGACACCCGCGGGATCTTCTTCAGCCCGACGTTGTCGCAGATGACGTGCTGGAGGTCCCCGTGGCAGTGGCACAGGCTGGGGCACTGGCCCGGGGCTCCCTGCACCGCGGGGCCCAGGACCAGGAGGCAGGTCCCCAGCAACAACCAGCTCACACAACGCATGCTGACGAGCTCGCTGACTTGGTTAGAGCGTCTTCCAGTCTGTTACCAGAAGAAGAGCGAGCAGACGAGTCCTGTAAAAAGCTTCAGAGGGAAGCAGAGGAGATCTCTAAAGAAGAGCGGTTGATTAAGAGAAAGGTGTTAAGAGAGTAACAGACGGAGAGAGAAGGAGTGAAAGGTGAGTGACTGAGCGAAGGTGGGCGATGCAATTTTGAGAGGAGGATGGCCGGTCAACAGAACACACGGCACTATTTATAACATTTACTTGAGGAAAAAAACGAGGAGGGCTTGCCAGGGTGTTAGAGTGAGAGGTCCGCAAGAGGAACTCAAGTGTCTGTGAGAATTTAACCCTAAATGAGCAGTAAGACGACGCAGGGCGAACTCTTTCTCTTTGCTGCATTTTTTAGCAGAACATAAACAGCCTGACATTGTGCTGGATGCACATGTGCAGACAAATCATAAGAGAGAAGACACATGCTCTCTGCTAGTTTCAGTTTATAGGCGATTGTTTAACAACGTGGCAGGTCAGGTTCGATCCGTGCACGCTCCCAGACGCCTCTATTGTTTTTCAGTCTGCGGTGGCAGGAAAAGGAGCCACCCCTGTTCAGCTTTATAACCTATAATAGTCTCCAGATGGCTGGCAAGAAGAGAGATGATGTTTCAAGTCATAACAATTGCAAAAAGATATTCACAAAGGAAAGTTTCAGATGCCACTTTACATTCCTGTGTGCATTCCTTCTTTTGAAAAGGAGCGCTGTATTATGTAATGGTCTTTTTCAGGCAAACCTGTGAGTTGTTAAGGTGATCGTGGCTCTCAGGTTTCAACGGCAAGACATCGAGTAGTTATTTTTCAAAGCCTGTcactgtgagaaaaaaaaaaaaaaaaagatgaacttGAGCCACAACCAGTCAGATCTGAGAACAAAGCTTTTGGTGTTcattacacctgcttttaataaGAAAAGAAGGTTTAGGAAAAAAGTGCAGCTGCATTTTGTTCACTGGCTCGGGTCAGTTTGGCTTCAGTTGGCTGCGTTTATAAGTTGGATGGACCCACCCAGGATAAATGGAATCTAGAGTTTACTTAACAAATCTGACATTTTATTGGGAATATCGTCTCCTCCCTGATTTTTCCAGTTAAAGTTCTCACCTCTAAAAGGCCCTGATGGTCTTGTTTGTCCACCAGTCTTTAACCTTTCTCCATCTGATTGATTGTATATTTTATGCCACcaacctgtctctcttctcttcagattttcttatttcttattagaaaaaacactttattttccGTTTAAACAGGAGTATTTAAGTACAGCAGTTgagtaaaaaaaactcactttAATTAAGATTTAGAGATCATTGTTTGAGTAGCTCTTTAAGCAACTGTCAAAtcaagaagtgtgtgtgtgtgtgtgtgtgtgtgtgtgtgtgtgtgtgtgtgtgtgtgtgtgtgtgtgtgtgtgtgtgtgtgtgtgtgtgtgtgtgtgtgtgtgtgtgtgtgtgtgtgtgtgtgtgtgtgtgtgtgtgtgtgtgtgtgtgtgtgtgtgtgtgtgtgttgaacctTCTCTGCTCACCACATGCTGTTTGTGTGATTGACAGATTGGATACGGCACTACGGAGAACAGCCCCGTGACGTTCTGCGGCTCGCCGTCAGACAACCTGGACAGGAAGTGTGACACCGTCGGCTACATCATGGACCACATAGAGGTACTTTAAACATCCATTCAGACCCTATgtacaaaatgtattattaccaGTTTGTGTCCAGTGTATGTACCAGTTATAATAAGTATAACCTGCATAACCGTGTCTAAACTTGTAGTTTAGGACAAACCCAAAAAATTTGGGAAAAAGTATCCTAATAAGCCACTTCCTGTCCAACAGGGAGGTTTAGATTTGCTCCTAGTTGGATATTAGTGTTGGTGTTTTTAAAATCTCATTCTCAACAGTCGGGATACTTAAGCATTTATGCCAAGACATCTAGAATTCCTCCCACTGCTTATGTTTACTTATGGTGTTGACCTCCAGTTCCCATTTACCCTTTACATCTAATATATTGTCAGTTGAATCCAAGCGAATAGCACTGTATAGACAAGATACTATTTTCTCAATCCAGTACTGTTTGAAACTAGTTGGTACTTATCCAGGGAAGTTATTTCGCCCTCTGTAGGGTCGTTATCAAGATCATCGGTAACGGCTTCTTTTGTTAGTGCTTGTGGCTGTGATGGTCGTTGGAGACACCTGAGGCCAAGTCTGAACGGCCATTGTTGGCATTGTTACATGAGGCCAAATGTGAGCATTTGTACTTCTTTAATGTTGTCCCATTCCTTGTATGTCACCAAAAATGTTGTATCTGAAAATATCTAAACAGTTCATTAGATGCAAAACCATAATTAACTTTGTGTAATAAATAACTAATGTATAATCGAATGCTCCACAGGCTAAAATCGTGAACCCTTCAACAGGAGAGATCGTGCCTCTGGGGATGCTGGGGGAGATTATGATCAGGGGCTACTGCGTGATGTTGGAGTACTGGGGGGACGAAGCCAAGACACGAGAGTGCATCACTAAAGAAGGATGGTACAAAACTGGGTGAGTGAAAGCTGTCAGTTAATGTATCTCTCTTGTATTTATACTGCACCAATATTAAACTTTATTTTGGAAGCAGCACTGACAACAGAAAAACCTCAAAGGCAATATGAAAGtatatgaaataaaaagacctgtagtattttgtctttatttatgaGACAACCACagtcaaatatttaaaaaaaaacacttaagtgAATACTTTTCTTAGTCCAGTTGctgatgtttaaatgttttctgttttcccTGCAGAGACATTGGCAGCTTGGATGTGCACAGCTACCTCCGAATCGAGGGCAGGATCAAAGACATGATcatcagaggaggagagaacaTTTACCCAGCGGAGATCGAACAGTTTCTGCACACGCACCCCAAAATCAAGGAGGCACAGGTGAGCTCAAACAGCCGGCGCTACGAAAAGCATGACATGAACATTTTCTATTCATtcgttcattttatttattaaaacctCTGAAAAGACATTGGGGAAGAACCCTCTTTTTCAATGGcgaggaaaataaaataaatgcaggtaACTAAAATGAAAAAGTATAGACCCAATTCACGGCAATGTCTTTTCAAAGTCCGGATGCTTATGGTTATATGGTGATTCTGGGCTAAAATCACGAGCATTtccttattcttttttttcttttttcttttctttct from Perca fluviatilis chromosome 21, GENO_Pfluv_1.0, whole genome shotgun sequence carries:
- the chad gene encoding chondroadherin; amino-acid sequence: MRCVSWLLLGTCLLVLGPAVQGAPGQCPSLCHCHGDLQHVICDNVGLKKIPRVSEVTRLLNLQRNNLGSIPTGAFGESKGLISLHMQHCQLREIGSQAFKGLKKLIYLYLSNNEINSIKPGAFEDLTELTYLYLDGNQISDLAKGIFSPMINLFILQLNDNKLRELRPGTFAGASDLRWLHMSGNELTTLQPGSLDDVENLAILHLERNKLSTYPIVAMSKLRVVEELTLGKNPMRTIPDFAFQSFGRYMEKLYLDNMGLEKFSDGAFTGVTAVKSLHLDNNRLKFLPKSLEFGTLTNLTLSSNPWSCTCQLAPLRRWMDSSRNRPDAVCASPPQQKGKQVRDSAAFSGCKVKSKRAKKGTRH